The following are encoded together in the Oncorhynchus gorbuscha isolate QuinsamMale2020 ecotype Even-year linkage group LG03, OgorEven_v1.0, whole genome shotgun sequence genome:
- the LOC124032046 gene encoding immunoglobulin-like and fibronectin type III domain-containing protein 1 isoform X3, with the protein MWKKSKVTDQTATGQGGPSEAEQEEEKKAGIKKRSKVPGVMITQFIEVLPEGKSTPDFLRKPIALTIQEGKLAIFKANVCGDPKPEVTWGRAKGDMSDTETFQKRYDEATGEYTLEIHRVSGEEADTYKCYAINEYGKAICTAALNVIEVGFKKKKAMEQLEDIGSVDPAEFRKLLRKRKGVDKEEAVKEPGEIDERFWEIIMSADRKDYERICAEFGVKDFRVMLKKLSEKKKERQEEQAQYIETINNLKHIDIKGVGIASFEFDLELKDLSSRIFLYKDGVMIPYSDEEEMKHSLKTVGKKLIFSVRDLKAEDAGLYQVDVEEVNLFSTDFKIPTVDFIVKIQEVKAKEREDAMFECVLSQPCPRIKWMGKNATLEEGEKYTITVSEDKLIHRLLIKDCSQLDKGIYSAAAGIKTCSAWLIVEADSDPASHGKKKTRKTTQAGGTGLDLGKLAQEQQEKLAKERQEQIDAANKARAEEERLAREALLAPPLPDTGDGDSGEGGDSGEGKDTGDGKNKSESGSNKSKDGGKSVGEMKDSEKEGDDKKNKKSTDDSDKGKGSSNNGIDPNANGEGDGDSKGRKGRTGPLIPDTVIDAEKERDDKYKKSTDVSDKGKGASNNDIDPNANGEGDGDSKGRKGQTGPLIPDTVIDPNAKMGTGETEYTDESAKCSMRTRQGLLLKDSVIDPNVKSGTGQTEEYIDAAGMHSVRTRQGPLLKDTVIDPNGQSGTGETKEYTDASGKRSECTRQGPLLKDTVIDPNAQSGTGETEQYTDVSGKRSERTRQGPLLKDTVIDPGVQFVSGLSNVHALIGQPAELMCKLSNDNCEGTWYRDSKKLTADDGHIMSRDGANHKLVINRCQEEDSGKYRFEADGRKTEAMLNVKDPPRFDPDDLSAFSQPVIVKVGNSTTFKLPFVGREPMKIQWYRKGEELLDDNTTKIEKSFTQSRLLLSKCQRKDTGEIKIKLKNEHGTMEAISRLIVLDKPTAPQGPVEVLESTASCIHIKWRAPKDDGGCPVINYNLERQQVGRNTWKKLGDIPGVPEYKDNDVEHGRKYCYRIRVVTEEGVSEMMETDDLTAGTLAFPSSPAPPKVASAFNNCINLTWSTPTDTGESRILGYNLEKRKKGSNLWSPVNPTDEPIQEKKRAVTDVVAGNEYEFRVYAINVSGLSEPSSPSEFIFAKDPKNPPGKVEDLKVADTSYTAISLSWNKPTEEVGVQDEAKGYFIEVRQAECIDWTRCNVTPIILTTFTVKSLKAMAMYWIRVIAINDGGEGVAQDLDNYILAMPPPVRPCFTDNKMKSFMVVRAGNSVRILLNFEASPWPEVTWLKDDVPLLKRVNISNSESSSQLLITSSERSDSGIYTIVVKNLVGQESFSVEVRVTDDPKPPGPVELEENVPGTVTVIWEPSPDEKRDDHLHYSVSKRDSTKGSWSTVADRLFNNKFTACNIMPGREYHFRVYAKNDMGMSAPSESPTWGSERRKDTFVVNMPAYKTCDLRTAPAFLVPLRQHTAPKGYECYMSCAIKGNPKPRVTWYRNNISLNTNTNYLITNICGVCSLLILRVTPKDWGEYNIQIESALGRAESSTKLTVRE; encoded by the exons GTAAATTAGCCATTTTCAAAGCCAATGTGTGTGGGGATCCCAAACCAGAGGTGACTTGGGGAAGAGCTAAGGGGGATATGTCAGACACAGAAACATTTCAAAAGAGATATGATGAAGCTACTGGTGAATACACTTTAGAG ATTCACAGAGTGTCTGGAGAGGAGGCAGACACTTACAAATGCTATGCTATCAATGAATATGGCAAGGCTATTTGCACTGCAGCATTGAATGTGATTGAGG TTGGATTCAAGAAGAAGAAGGCCATGGAGCAGTTAGAAGACATAG GTTCAGTAGATCCAGCAGAGTTCAGGAAATTGCTCAGAAAAAG GAAGGGAGTGGACAAAGAGGAAGCCGTGAAAGAACCTGGAGAAATCGATGAAAGGTTCTGGGAAATCATCATGAGTGCAGACAGGAAGGACTATGAACGAATCTGCGCTGAGTTTGGTGTCAAAGACTTCCGTGTAATGCTGAAGAAACTCAGTgagaagaaaaaggagagacaggaggaacaggcCCAG TATATTGAGACCATCAATAACCTGAAACATATTGATATTAAAGGAGTAGGCATTGCTTCGTTTGAGTTTGACCTTGAGCTCAAAGACCTCTCCAGTAGGATTTTCCTCTACAAG GATGGTGTAATGATTCCCTATAGTGATGAAGAAGAAATGAAACACAGCTTAAAGACTGTTGGGAAGAAGTTAATCTTCAGTGTGCGGGACCTTAAGGCAGAGGATGCTGGGCTCTATCAGGTGGATGTTGAGGAGGTCAATCTGTTCTCTACAGACTTCAAGA TTCCCACAGTGGATTTCATTGTCAAGATCCAGGAGGTGAAGgccaaggagagagaggatgctaTGTTTGAGTGTGTCCTGTCACAACCCTGTCCCAGAATCAAATGGATGGGCAAGAATGCCActctggaggagggagagaaatacaCCATAACTGTATCCGAAGACAAGCTGATCCACAGACTGCTAATAAAGGACTGTAGCCAGCTGGACAAGGGTATCTACTCTGCTGCGGCAGGAATCAAGACATGCAGTGCCTGGCTGATAGTGGAAG ctgacAGCGACCCTGCTTCCCATGGTAAAAAGAAGACGCGAAAAACAACCCAGGCTGGTGGAACAGGGTTGGATCTGGGGAAACTGGCTCAAGAGCAGCAGGAAAAACTGGCGAAGGAAAGGCAGGAGCAGATCGATGCTGCAAACAAGGCCAGAGCGGAAGAGGAGAGGCTTGCCCGAGAGGCACTCCTGGCACCCCCTCTTCCTGATACTGGGGATGGAGACAGTGGGGAAGGCGGAGACAGTGGGGAAGGCAAAGACACCGGAGATGGAAAAAACAAGTCTGAAAGTGGATCAAACAAATCCAAAGATGGTGGCAAATCAGTTGGCGAAATGAAAGACTCTGAAAAGGAAGGAGAtgacaagaagaacaagaaatcCACTGATGATTCTGACAAAGGCAAAG GATCATCAAACAATGGCATTGACCCAAATGCAAACGGGGAAGGCGATGGAGACAGTAAGGGACGTAAGGGCCGTACTGGTCCACTTATACCAGACACAGTCATTG ATGCTGAGAAGGAAAGAGATGACAAGTACAAGAAATCCACTGATGTTTCGGACAAAGGCAAAG GAGCATCAAACAATGACATTGACCCAAATGCAAACGGGGAAGGCGATGGAGACAGTAAGGGACGTAAGGGCCAAACTGGTCCACTTATACCAGACACAGTCATTG ATCCCAATGCGAAAATGGGGACAGGAGAAACTGAGTACACTGATGAGTCTGCTAAGTGTTCAATGCGCACAAGACAAGGCCTTCTGCTGAAAGACAGTGTGATTG ATCCCAATGTGAAAAGTGGGACAGGACAAACTGAAGAGTACATTGATGCAGCTGGCATGCATTCAGTGCGCACAAGGCAAGGCCCACTGCTGAAAGACACAGTGATTG ATCCCAATGGGCAAAGTGGTACAGGAGAAACTAAGGAGTACACTGATGCATCTGGCAAGCGATCAGAGTGCACAAGGCAAGGCCCACTGCTGAAGGACACAGTGATTG ATCCCAATGCTCAAAGTGGTACAGGAGAAACTGAGCAGTACACTGATGTGTCTGGCAAGCGTTCAGAGCGCACAAGGCAAGGCCCACTGCTGAAGGACACAGTGATTG ATCCAGGAGTTCAGTTCGTAAGCGGGTTGTCAAATGTCCATGCCCTCATTGGCCAGCCTGCAGAGCTGATGTGTAAGCTGAGCAATGATAATTGTGAAGGGACCTGGTACAGAGATAGCAAGAAG TTGACAGCAGATGATGGACACATAATGTCCAGAGATGGTGCAAACCACAAGCTGGTCATCAACCGTTGTCAGGAGGAAGACTCTGGAAAATACCGCTTTGAGGCAGACGGGCGTAAAACTGAGGCAATGCTGAATGTGAAAG ACCCTCCCAGGTTTGACCCTGATGATCTGTCTGCGTTCTCTCAGCCGGTCATAGTCAAAGTGGGGAATAGCACCACTTTCAAACTGCCCTTTGTGGGCCGCGAGCCCATGAAGATCCAGTGGTACAGAAAAGGAGAGGAGCTCCTGGACGATAACACCACCAAGATAGAGAAGTCCTTCACCCAAAGCCGCCTGCTCCTCAGCAAGTGCCAGCGCAAAGACACTGGAGAGATCAAGATCAAGCTCAAGAACGAACATGGTACCATGGAGGCTATCTCAAGACTCATTGTCCTCG ACAAACCCACTGCGCCCCAGGGCCCTGTGGAGGTCCTCGAAAGCACAGCCTCTTGTATTCATATCAAATGGAGAGCTCCAAAGGATGACGGTGGCTGCCCAGTAATAAACTACAACCTGGAGCGCCAGCAAGTTGGCCGCAACACTTGGAAGAAGCTGGGGGACATCCCTGGCGTGCCCGAATACAAGGATAACGACGTGGAACACGGCAGGAAGTATTGCTATCGTATCAGGGTGGTCACAGAGGAGGGCGTCAGTGAGATGATGGAGACTGATGACCTCACGGCTGGCACCTTGG CCTTTCCTAGCAGCCCTGCCCCACCAAAAGTGGCTAGTGCTTTTAACAACTGCATCAACCTGACATGGTCTACCCCGACCGACACTGGCGAGTCTCGCATCCTGGGCTACAACTTGGAAAAACGCAAGAAGGGGAGTAATCTTTGGAGTCCTGTTAACCCTACAGATGAGCCTATCCAAG AAAAGAAACGTGCAGTGACAGATGTTGTAGCAGGGAACGAATACGAGTTCAGAGTTTATGCTATCAATGTCTCTGGACTCAGCGAGCCCAGTTCCCCTTCAGAGTTTATTTTCGCAAAAGACCCAAAGA ATCCCCCAGGGAAAGTGGAAGATCTGAAGGTGGCAGACACATCCTACACCGCCATCTCCCTGTCCTGGAACAAACCCACAGAGGAAGTGGGGGTCCAGGATGAGGCCAAAGGGTATTTTATAGAGGTCAGGCAGGCTGAGTGCATAGACTGGACCCGCTGTAACGTCACCCCCATCATCTTGACCACCTTCACTGTGAAAAGCCTGAAGGCCATGGCCATGTACTGGATCAGGGTGATCGCTATCAATGACGGAGGAGAAGGAGTGGCCCAGGATCTGGACAACTACATCCTGGCCATGCCTCCACCTG TGAGACCATGCTTCACCGATAATAAGATGAAGAGTTTCATGGTGGTGAGAGCTGGAAATTCTGTCAGGATCCTCTTAAACTTTGAG GCATCCCCATGGCCAGAAGTCACGTGGCTGAAGGATGATGTTCCTTTGCTGAAGCGGGTCAATATCTCCAACTCTGAATCGTCATCTCAACTTCTGATCACTTCCTCTGAGCGCTCTGATTCAGGGATCTACACCATAGTGGTCAAAAATCTAGTGGGCCAGGAGAGCTTCAGCGTGGAGGTCAGGGTTACAg ATGATCCCAAGCCTCCAGGACCAGTAGAACTTGAGGAGAACGTCCCAGGCACTGTGACTGTGATTTGGGAGCCATCCCCTGATGAGAAGCGTGACGACCACCTTCACTACTCTGTGTCTAAACGGGACTCCACCAAAGGCTCATGGAGCACGGTGGCCGATCGGCTCTTCAACAACAAGTTCACGGCTTGTAACATTATGCCTGGCAGGGAGTACCACTTCAGGGTCTACGCCAAGAATGACATGGGCATGTCTGCTCCGTCTGAGTCTCCCACTTGGGGAAGCGAGAGGAGGAAAG ACACATTTGTGGTAAACATGCCAGCCTACAAAACGTGTGATTTGCGGACCGCTCCAGCCTTCCTTGTGCCACTGAGACAGCACACAGCACCCAAAGGCTACGAGTGCTATATGAGCTGTGCCATAAAGGGAAATCCCAAGCCTCGCGTCACTTGGTACCGCAACAACATCAGCCTCAACACTAACACCAACTACTTGATCACGAACATCTGTGGTGTCTGCTCCTTGCTGATACTCCGTGTGACCCCCAAAGACTGGGGCGAGTACAACATCCAAATAGAAAGTGCCCTGGGGAGGGCCGAGTCCTCCACCAAACTCACAGTCAGAG AATGA
- the LOC124032046 gene encoding immunoglobulin-like and fibronectin type III domain-containing protein 1 isoform X4 translates to MWKKSKVTDQTATGQGAGIKKRSKVPGVMITQFIEVLPEGKSTPDFLRKPIALTIQEGKLAIFKANVCGDPKPEVTWGRAKGDMSDTETFQKRYDEATGEYTLEIHRVSGEEADTYKCYAINEYGKAICTAALNVIEVGFKKKKAMEQLEDIGSVDPAEFRKLLRKRKGVDKEEAVKEPGEIDERFWEIIMSADRKDYERICAEFGVKDFRVMLKKLSEKKKERQEEQAQYIETINNLKHIDIKGVGIASFEFDLELKDLSSRIFLYKDGVMIPYSDEEEMKHSLKTVGKKLIFSVRDLKAEDAGLYQVDVEEVNLFSTDFKIPTVDFIVKIQEVKAKEREDAMFECVLSQPCPRIKWMGKNATLEEGEKYTITVSEDKLIHRLLIKDCSQLDKGIYSAAAGIKTCSAWLIVEADSDPASHGKKKTRKTTQAGGTGLDLGKLAQEQQEKLAKERQEQIDAANKARAEEERLAREALLAPPLPDTGDGDSGEGGDSGEGKDTGDGKNKSESGSNKSKDGGKSVGEMKDSEKEGDDKKNKKSTDDSDKGKGSSNNGIDPNANGEGDGDSKGRKGRTGPLIPDTVIDAEKERDDKYKKSTDVSDKGKGASNNDIDPNANGEGDGDSKGRKGQTGPLIPDTVIDPNAKMGTGETEYTDESAKCSMRTRQGLLLKDSVIDPNVKSGTGQTEEYIDAAGMHSVRTRQGPLLKDTVIDPNGQSGTGETKEYTDASGKRSECTRQGPLLKDTVIDPNAQSGTGETEQYTDVSGKRSERTRQGPLLKDTVIDPGVQFVSGLSNVHALIGQPAELMCKLSNDNCEGTWYRDSKKLTADDGHIMSRDGANHKLVINRCQEEDSGKYRFEADGRKTEAMLNVKDPPRFDPDDLSAFSQPVIVKVGNSTTFKLPFVGREPMKIQWYRKGEELLDDNTTKIEKSFTQSRLLLSKCQRKDTGEIKIKLKNEHGTMEAISRLIVLDKPTAPQGPVEVLESTASCIHIKWRAPKDDGGCPVINYNLERQQVGRNTWKKLGDIPGVPEYKDNDVEHGRKYCYRIRVVTEEGVSEMMETDDLTAGTLAFPSSPAPPKVASAFNNCINLTWSTPTDTGESRILGYNLEKRKKGSNLWSPVNPTDEPIQEKKRAVTDVVAGNEYEFRVYAINVSGLSEPSSPSEFIFAKDPKNPPGKVEDLKVADTSYTAISLSWNKPTEEVGVQDEAKGYFIEVRQAECIDWTRCNVTPIILTTFTVKSLKAMAMYWIRVIAINDGGEGVAQDLDNYILAMPPPVRPCFTDNKMKSFMVVRAGNSVRILLNFEASPWPEVTWLKDDVPLLKRVNISNSESSSQLLITSSERSDSGIYTIVVKNLVGQESFSVEVRVTDDPKPPGPVELEENVPGTVTVIWEPSPDEKRDDHLHYSVSKRDSTKGSWSTVADRLFNNKFTACNIMPGREYHFRVYAKNDMGMSAPSESPTWGSERRKDTFVVNMPAYKTCDLRTAPAFLVPLRQHTAPKGYECYMSCAIKGNPKPRVTWYRNNISLNTNTNYLITNICGVCSLLILRVTPKDWGEYNIQIESALGRAESSTKLTVRE, encoded by the exons GTAAATTAGCCATTTTCAAAGCCAATGTGTGTGGGGATCCCAAACCAGAGGTGACTTGGGGAAGAGCTAAGGGGGATATGTCAGACACAGAAACATTTCAAAAGAGATATGATGAAGCTACTGGTGAATACACTTTAGAG ATTCACAGAGTGTCTGGAGAGGAGGCAGACACTTACAAATGCTATGCTATCAATGAATATGGCAAGGCTATTTGCACTGCAGCATTGAATGTGATTGAGG TTGGATTCAAGAAGAAGAAGGCCATGGAGCAGTTAGAAGACATAG GTTCAGTAGATCCAGCAGAGTTCAGGAAATTGCTCAGAAAAAG GAAGGGAGTGGACAAAGAGGAAGCCGTGAAAGAACCTGGAGAAATCGATGAAAGGTTCTGGGAAATCATCATGAGTGCAGACAGGAAGGACTATGAACGAATCTGCGCTGAGTTTGGTGTCAAAGACTTCCGTGTAATGCTGAAGAAACTCAGTgagaagaaaaaggagagacaggaggaacaggcCCAG TATATTGAGACCATCAATAACCTGAAACATATTGATATTAAAGGAGTAGGCATTGCTTCGTTTGAGTTTGACCTTGAGCTCAAAGACCTCTCCAGTAGGATTTTCCTCTACAAG GATGGTGTAATGATTCCCTATAGTGATGAAGAAGAAATGAAACACAGCTTAAAGACTGTTGGGAAGAAGTTAATCTTCAGTGTGCGGGACCTTAAGGCAGAGGATGCTGGGCTCTATCAGGTGGATGTTGAGGAGGTCAATCTGTTCTCTACAGACTTCAAGA TTCCCACAGTGGATTTCATTGTCAAGATCCAGGAGGTGAAGgccaaggagagagaggatgctaTGTTTGAGTGTGTCCTGTCACAACCCTGTCCCAGAATCAAATGGATGGGCAAGAATGCCActctggaggagggagagaaatacaCCATAACTGTATCCGAAGACAAGCTGATCCACAGACTGCTAATAAAGGACTGTAGCCAGCTGGACAAGGGTATCTACTCTGCTGCGGCAGGAATCAAGACATGCAGTGCCTGGCTGATAGTGGAAG ctgacAGCGACCCTGCTTCCCATGGTAAAAAGAAGACGCGAAAAACAACCCAGGCTGGTGGAACAGGGTTGGATCTGGGGAAACTGGCTCAAGAGCAGCAGGAAAAACTGGCGAAGGAAAGGCAGGAGCAGATCGATGCTGCAAACAAGGCCAGAGCGGAAGAGGAGAGGCTTGCCCGAGAGGCACTCCTGGCACCCCCTCTTCCTGATACTGGGGATGGAGACAGTGGGGAAGGCGGAGACAGTGGGGAAGGCAAAGACACCGGAGATGGAAAAAACAAGTCTGAAAGTGGATCAAACAAATCCAAAGATGGTGGCAAATCAGTTGGCGAAATGAAAGACTCTGAAAAGGAAGGAGAtgacaagaagaacaagaaatcCACTGATGATTCTGACAAAGGCAAAG GATCATCAAACAATGGCATTGACCCAAATGCAAACGGGGAAGGCGATGGAGACAGTAAGGGACGTAAGGGCCGTACTGGTCCACTTATACCAGACACAGTCATTG ATGCTGAGAAGGAAAGAGATGACAAGTACAAGAAATCCACTGATGTTTCGGACAAAGGCAAAG GAGCATCAAACAATGACATTGACCCAAATGCAAACGGGGAAGGCGATGGAGACAGTAAGGGACGTAAGGGCCAAACTGGTCCACTTATACCAGACACAGTCATTG ATCCCAATGCGAAAATGGGGACAGGAGAAACTGAGTACACTGATGAGTCTGCTAAGTGTTCAATGCGCACAAGACAAGGCCTTCTGCTGAAAGACAGTGTGATTG ATCCCAATGTGAAAAGTGGGACAGGACAAACTGAAGAGTACATTGATGCAGCTGGCATGCATTCAGTGCGCACAAGGCAAGGCCCACTGCTGAAAGACACAGTGATTG ATCCCAATGGGCAAAGTGGTACAGGAGAAACTAAGGAGTACACTGATGCATCTGGCAAGCGATCAGAGTGCACAAGGCAAGGCCCACTGCTGAAGGACACAGTGATTG ATCCCAATGCTCAAAGTGGTACAGGAGAAACTGAGCAGTACACTGATGTGTCTGGCAAGCGTTCAGAGCGCACAAGGCAAGGCCCACTGCTGAAGGACACAGTGATTG ATCCAGGAGTTCAGTTCGTAAGCGGGTTGTCAAATGTCCATGCCCTCATTGGCCAGCCTGCAGAGCTGATGTGTAAGCTGAGCAATGATAATTGTGAAGGGACCTGGTACAGAGATAGCAAGAAG TTGACAGCAGATGATGGACACATAATGTCCAGAGATGGTGCAAACCACAAGCTGGTCATCAACCGTTGTCAGGAGGAAGACTCTGGAAAATACCGCTTTGAGGCAGACGGGCGTAAAACTGAGGCAATGCTGAATGTGAAAG ACCCTCCCAGGTTTGACCCTGATGATCTGTCTGCGTTCTCTCAGCCGGTCATAGTCAAAGTGGGGAATAGCACCACTTTCAAACTGCCCTTTGTGGGCCGCGAGCCCATGAAGATCCAGTGGTACAGAAAAGGAGAGGAGCTCCTGGACGATAACACCACCAAGATAGAGAAGTCCTTCACCCAAAGCCGCCTGCTCCTCAGCAAGTGCCAGCGCAAAGACACTGGAGAGATCAAGATCAAGCTCAAGAACGAACATGGTACCATGGAGGCTATCTCAAGACTCATTGTCCTCG ACAAACCCACTGCGCCCCAGGGCCCTGTGGAGGTCCTCGAAAGCACAGCCTCTTGTATTCATATCAAATGGAGAGCTCCAAAGGATGACGGTGGCTGCCCAGTAATAAACTACAACCTGGAGCGCCAGCAAGTTGGCCGCAACACTTGGAAGAAGCTGGGGGACATCCCTGGCGTGCCCGAATACAAGGATAACGACGTGGAACACGGCAGGAAGTATTGCTATCGTATCAGGGTGGTCACAGAGGAGGGCGTCAGTGAGATGATGGAGACTGATGACCTCACGGCTGGCACCTTGG CCTTTCCTAGCAGCCCTGCCCCACCAAAAGTGGCTAGTGCTTTTAACAACTGCATCAACCTGACATGGTCTACCCCGACCGACACTGGCGAGTCTCGCATCCTGGGCTACAACTTGGAAAAACGCAAGAAGGGGAGTAATCTTTGGAGTCCTGTTAACCCTACAGATGAGCCTATCCAAG AAAAGAAACGTGCAGTGACAGATGTTGTAGCAGGGAACGAATACGAGTTCAGAGTTTATGCTATCAATGTCTCTGGACTCAGCGAGCCCAGTTCCCCTTCAGAGTTTATTTTCGCAAAAGACCCAAAGA ATCCCCCAGGGAAAGTGGAAGATCTGAAGGTGGCAGACACATCCTACACCGCCATCTCCCTGTCCTGGAACAAACCCACAGAGGAAGTGGGGGTCCAGGATGAGGCCAAAGGGTATTTTATAGAGGTCAGGCAGGCTGAGTGCATAGACTGGACCCGCTGTAACGTCACCCCCATCATCTTGACCACCTTCACTGTGAAAAGCCTGAAGGCCATGGCCATGTACTGGATCAGGGTGATCGCTATCAATGACGGAGGAGAAGGAGTGGCCCAGGATCTGGACAACTACATCCTGGCCATGCCTCCACCTG TGAGACCATGCTTCACCGATAATAAGATGAAGAGTTTCATGGTGGTGAGAGCTGGAAATTCTGTCAGGATCCTCTTAAACTTTGAG GCATCCCCATGGCCAGAAGTCACGTGGCTGAAGGATGATGTTCCTTTGCTGAAGCGGGTCAATATCTCCAACTCTGAATCGTCATCTCAACTTCTGATCACTTCCTCTGAGCGCTCTGATTCAGGGATCTACACCATAGTGGTCAAAAATCTAGTGGGCCAGGAGAGCTTCAGCGTGGAGGTCAGGGTTACAg ATGATCCCAAGCCTCCAGGACCAGTAGAACTTGAGGAGAACGTCCCAGGCACTGTGACTGTGATTTGGGAGCCATCCCCTGATGAGAAGCGTGACGACCACCTTCACTACTCTGTGTCTAAACGGGACTCCACCAAAGGCTCATGGAGCACGGTGGCCGATCGGCTCTTCAACAACAAGTTCACGGCTTGTAACATTATGCCTGGCAGGGAGTACCACTTCAGGGTCTACGCCAAGAATGACATGGGCATGTCTGCTCCGTCTGAGTCTCCCACTTGGGGAAGCGAGAGGAGGAAAG ACACATTTGTGGTAAACATGCCAGCCTACAAAACGTGTGATTTGCGGACCGCTCCAGCCTTCCTTGTGCCACTGAGACAGCACACAGCACCCAAAGGCTACGAGTGCTATATGAGCTGTGCCATAAAGGGAAATCCCAAGCCTCGCGTCACTTGGTACCGCAACAACATCAGCCTCAACACTAACACCAACTACTTGATCACGAACATCTGTGGTGTCTGCTCCTTGCTGATACTCCGTGTGACCCCCAAAGACTGGGGCGAGTACAACATCCAAATAGAAAGTGCCCTGGGGAGGGCCGAGTCCTCCACCAAACTCACAGTCAGAG AATGA